The sequence CATGACCATCAGGAAACGGTCGGCCCGTGTACGTGAGAGCCTCATCCGTTCAGCGGCTGGGGCGGCCCTGCGCGCCTCGTCGACCAGACGGCGCAGGGCCGCCGACACTCCGGCAGGCTGGCTTTCAAGCCATTCCCAGTGACGGGGGAGCAGGGTGACTTCCCTTGCCACAACGCCCAGTCTGGGACGTCCTGGGCCTGGCCGGGCTGGAAGGGGCGCCTCACGCTCAAGCATCTCCGCCAGCGAACCGTGCAGGCTGAGATCCACGCTGCGTCCTGTCTGGTCACTGAAAACCAGCAGGGAGGCATGAGGATCAGGGGACAGCTTCCAGAGCTGGGTCAGCAGTTCCCGCAGAGAGCCATTGCCCACCCGACGGTTACCACGAAATGCTGTGTAGGTCTCGTTTTCGTCCATGCCTGATATTACCCGGGGCAAAATGATTCTGGCAATATCACCCGGATAATACAAATGGCTGAGAAGAGATCCGCACTACTTCAGGTCACGGCGCAGGCCTGCGGCCAGCTGAAACCACTCCCGCTCCTGGCGACGGTAGAACGCCGTCGCGCGCTGTTCAGTCCGGGCCAGTCCATCGAGCACAGGCCGGGCCTCCTCTACCCTGCCCTGCCGGACCAGATACGCTGCGTAGCGGGCACGAGGTTCCTCGGTGGTGGCGCCCTGAATGGCTTGTTGATAGGTCTCAGCAGTTTCCGGTTTGCCCTGGGCCTCCTGCGCCCGGGCCAGCAGGGTCAAACTGCGGGTGCGGGTGGCCGCGCTGGTCCGCAGGTCTACCCGGTTCAGCTTGGCCTCCGCGTCGGCCGCCTGACCGCGCTGAAGGTCCAGTTCTGCGCTGGTCAGCAGCACCACCGGGTCGTCGGCATAGATACCCCGCAGCAGAGGGTCAAGCACGTTCTGAGCCTCTGCCTGGCGCCCGGCACGGGAGAGCAGGGCAGCCAGGTCGGCCCTGTTCTGCAGGGTGTCGCTTTCGTCCAGCCGCGCCTGCGCTTCCCGGATCCGAGTGTCGAGCGGCTTGATAGCCTCGACGCCGCGCTGCACCGCGACACCTGCCGCGCGCCGGCTGCCACGGAGGCCGGGCAGGAACTCCATGAAGAAGTACAGCAGGGTGGCCAGAAAGCCGCCAAACATCAGGTTGATCCCCAGAAAGACGATCCACAGTACGCCGCGCCGGGTCGCGACCGCGTGAATCAGACAGATGATGTTCAGGACGTAGAACAGCGTGAATAGCCACGGCGCCTGCGCGAAGATGGACCCAGGAGTCATGCCCTGAGAGTACGTGAAGACAGATGGGGAGCACCTGTCGTGTCCAGCGTGTGTACTCTGCTATGCTCCACTCCAGCATTCAGCGACCTGCACCGCCAGCCGCGTTTGACGGGCCACGCCTTTCAGATGTAGACTGGTCTGTGGCCGACCATGATGGGTTGGGCAGGAGTTCCTTGCAGGAAGCTGGACTTCACAACTGAGTCTGAACAAGCGGAACGCGACCGGAGAGGTTGCGTTCCCAGCCGCGTCTTTTTCAGCCCCGGAGAGACGCGAGTGCATGTAGGGAGCACGCAAGCGAGGTGTGCATGAGTTTCAACGGTATCGAACCCCGCATTGAGCGTTTCGGTGACATCAAGGAAGTCATCCCGCTCCCCAATCTGACCGAAGTACAGGTGAACTCCTTCCGGGCGTTCCTGCAGGCTGACCGCGCCCCGGACCGCCGTGAAGACGCCGGACTCCAGAGTGCCTTCAAAGAAGTCTTCCCGATTGACGAAACCGAGAAGGGGCGCTCGACCGGTCTGGTGCTCGACTACCTGGAGTACCGCTTGGGCGATCCGCCCTACAGCCCCGAAGAGTGCCGCGAGAAGGATCTGACCTATCAGGCCCCCATGTACGCCAAGCTCCAGCTGATCCACAAGGACAGCGGTCTGATCAAGGAAGACCAGGTGTTCCTGGGCGACCTGCCGCTGATGACCGAGGATGGCTCCTTCGTGATCAACGGTGCCGACCGCGTGGTGATTTCTCAGATCCACCGCAGCCCCGGCGTGTACTTCACGAGCTCCTACAAGGGCATCAAGAAGATGTACACCGGCGCGATCATCCCCATGCCCAAGC is a genomic window of Deinococcus malanensis containing:
- a CDS encoding DUF2239 family protein, yielding MDENETYTAFRGNRRVGNGSLRELLTQLWKLSPDPHASLLVFSDQTGRSVDLSLHGSLAEMLEREAPLPARPGPGRPRLGVVAREVTLLPRHWEWLESQPAGVSAALRRLVDEARRAAPAAERMRLSRTRADRFLMVMAGDLPGAEEASRALYAGDEPKFKTILNSWPEDIRQHTQRLAADAFPESSQ
- a CDS encoding tetratricopeptide repeat protein, with the protein product MTPGSIFAQAPWLFTLFYVLNIICLIHAVATRRGVLWIVFLGINLMFGGFLATLLYFFMEFLPGLRGSRRAAGVAVQRGVEAIKPLDTRIREAQARLDESDTLQNRADLAALLSRAGRQAEAQNVLDPLLRGIYADDPVVLLTSAELDLQRGQAADAEAKLNRVDLRTSAATRTRSLTLLARAQEAQGKPETAETYQQAIQGATTEEPRARYAAYLVRQGRVEEARPVLDGLARTEQRATAFYRRQEREWFQLAAGLRRDLK